A region from the Dinoroseobacter shibae DFL 12 = DSM 16493 genome encodes:
- the cimA gene encoding citramalate synthase, with the protein MNERLYLYDTTLRDGQQTQGVQFSTPEKQQIAAALDALGIDFIEGGWPGANPTDSEFFASAPTFDHARFAAFGMTKRAGFSAENDDVLAAVLNAGTQAVCLVGKSHEYHVTRALGISLAENTENIARSVAHLVAQGREAIFDAEHFFDGYLANPGYAVETLQAALEAGARWVVLCDTNGGRLPAEVGRITAEVIAAGVPGDRLGIHTHNDTGNAVANALAAIDAGARQVQGTLNGLGERCGNANLVTLIPTLLLKEPYASRFETGVSAAALRDLVRVSRTLDDILNRVPTKSAPYVGASAFAHKAGLHASAILKDPSTYEHIPPEAVGNARVIPMSNQAGQSNLRKRLADAGIAVQKGDMRLGALLDEVKRREDMGYSFDSAQASFELLARRHLEGLPEFFEVKRYRVTVERRKNKYDRMVSLSEAVVVLKIGDEKMLSVSESMDETGCDRGPVNALAKALGKDLGPYTPYIADLRLVDFKVRITNGGTEAVTRVLIDSEDGQGRRWSTVGVSANIVDASFEALVEAIQWKLIRDGAPRIALAAE; encoded by the coding sequence ATGAACGAACGCCTCTACCTCTACGACACCACCTTGCGCGACGGGCAGCAGACCCAGGGCGTGCAGTTCTCGACCCCCGAGAAGCAGCAGATCGCGGCGGCGCTGGATGCGTTGGGGATCGACTTTATCGAGGGCGGCTGGCCCGGGGCGAACCCGACGGATAGCGAGTTTTTTGCTTCTGCGCCGACCTTTGATCATGCGCGGTTTGCGGCCTTCGGCATGACCAAGCGCGCCGGGTTCTCGGCGGAGAATGACGATGTGCTGGCTGCGGTGCTGAATGCGGGCACGCAGGCCGTGTGCCTTGTGGGCAAGTCGCATGAGTACCACGTGACCCGTGCGCTTGGGATTTCGCTGGCCGAGAACACCGAGAACATCGCGCGCTCGGTTGCGCATCTGGTGGCGCAGGGGCGCGAGGCTATTTTTGATGCGGAGCATTTCTTCGACGGCTATCTCGCGAACCCGGGCTATGCGGTGGAGACGTTGCAGGCCGCGCTGGAGGCCGGGGCGCGTTGGGTCGTGCTCTGCGACACAAATGGCGGGCGGCTCCCGGCGGAGGTGGGCCGGATTACGGCGGAGGTGATCGCGGCGGGCGTGCCTGGGGACCGGTTGGGTATTCACACCCATAACGACACCGGCAATGCGGTGGCCAATGCACTTGCCGCGATCGACGCGGGCGCGCGGCAGGTGCAGGGCACGCTGAACGGGCTGGGCGAGCGGTGCGGCAATGCCAATCTGGTCACGCTGATCCCGACGCTGTTGTTGAAGGAGCCTTATGCCAGCCGGTTCGAGACCGGGGTGAGTGCCGCGGCGCTGCGGGACCTGGTGCGGGTGTCGCGGACGCTTGACGATATTCTCAACCGGGTGCCGACCAAGAGCGCGCCCTATGTGGGCGCGTCGGCGTTTGCGCACAAGGCGGGCCTGCATGCCTCGGCGATCCTGAAGGACCCCAGCACTTACGAGCATATCCCGCCGGAGGCGGTGGGCAATGCGCGGGTCATTCCGATGTCGAACCAGGCCGGGCAGTCGAACCTGCGCAAGCGTCTGGCCGATGCGGGGATCGCCGTACAGAAGGGGGATATGCGGCTCGGGGCGCTTCTGGACGAGGTAAAGCGGCGGGAGGATATGGGATATTCCTTCGACAGTGCGCAGGCGTCGTTTGAACTGCTCGCGCGGCGGCATCTGGAGGGGCTGCCGGAGTTCTTCGAGGTCAAGCGCTACAGGGTGACGGTGGAGCGGCGCAAGAACAAGTACGACCGGATGGTCAGCCTCTCGGAGGCGGTGGTGGTCCTGAAGATCGGGGATGAGAAGATGCTGTCGGTGTCGGAGTCCATGGACGAGACCGGCTGCGACCGGGGGCCGGTGAACGCGCTGGCCAAGGCGCTCGGCAAGGATCTGGGGCCCTATACGCCCTATATCGCAGACCTGCGGCTGGTGGATTTCAAGGTGCGGATCACCAATGGCGGCACCGAGGCGGTGACCCGTGTTCTGATCGACAGCGAGGACGGGCAGGGGCGGCGCTGGTCCACCGTTGGTGTGTCGGCCAACATCGTGGATGCAAGCTTCGAGGCGTTGGTCGAGGCGATCCAGTGGAAGCTGATCCGCGACGGTGCGCCCCGCATCGCGCTGGCCGCCGAATGA
- a CDS encoding SDR family NAD(P)-dependent oxidoreductase, translated as MQVSDHAILVTGGASGLGEATVRHLRAKGAAVAVLDRDATRGHQLAAESGALFFETDVTDDVSAEASVTAAATALGRITACVTCAGVATSAKTLGREGPHGLDAFQRTIDINLVGTFNIARLAAAEMARNAPDADGARGVIVTTASIAAFDGQKGQAAYAASKAGVTGLSLPMARDLAREGIRVMSIAPGIFRTPMLIGLGEEIMEALAADVTFPKRLGDPVEYARLVAFILECGYLNGTTIRLDGALRMP; from the coding sequence ATGCAGGTTTCAGATCACGCCATCCTCGTTACCGGCGGCGCCTCGGGCCTCGGCGAGGCCACCGTCCGCCACCTGCGCGCCAAGGGCGCGGCGGTCGCGGTGCTCGACCGGGATGCGACCCGCGGCCACCAGCTCGCCGCCGAAAGCGGCGCGCTCTTTTTCGAAACCGACGTCACCGACGATGTCAGCGCCGAGGCCAGCGTCACCGCCGCCGCCACAGCCCTGGGCCGGATCACCGCCTGCGTGACCTGCGCAGGGGTTGCGACCAGTGCCAAGACCCTCGGCCGCGAAGGCCCTCACGGGCTCGACGCCTTCCAGCGCACCATCGACATCAACCTGGTTGGCACCTTCAACATCGCCCGGCTCGCGGCGGCCGAAATGGCCCGCAACGCACCCGATGCGGACGGCGCGCGCGGGGTGATCGTCACCACGGCCTCCATCGCCGCCTTCGACGGCCAGAAAGGCCAGGCCGCCTATGCCGCCTCCAAGGCCGGGGTGACGGGCCTGTCCCTGCCCATGGCCCGCGATCTGGCGCGCGAGGGCATCCGCGTGATGTCCATCGCCCCGGGCATCTTCCGCACACCGATGCTGATCGGCCTCGGCGAAGAGATCATGGAGGCGCTCGCGGCTGACGTGACCTTCCCCAAACGCCTCGGCGATCCGGTGGAATACGCCCGTCTCGTGGCCTTCATCCTGGAATGCGGCTACCTAAACGGCACGACCATCCGGCTCGACGGTGCGCTGCGCATGCCCTGA
- a CDS encoding DUF6680 family protein, which translates to MSLEFWITTFAIVVGPLGAVLIAHHLQERRERTNRRLHVFRLLMATRKAPISIERVQALNLVEIEFYGEQEVSKKFSALLETYNDVGRWKSEDPDVRRRVFQDVEDQVADLLNELGRVLGYRLEQIKLLRGGYYPEAFSVRDVQEAEIREFIQQLKRGEKAVPIDVLDVRHPRKILEQARETNEVLSAAALDEVKQEGAR; encoded by the coding sequence ATGAGTCTGGAGTTCTGGATCACTACCTTCGCAATTGTTGTCGGACCTCTCGGAGCGGTACTTATTGCACACCATTTGCAAGAGCGCAGAGAACGAACAAACAGAAGATTACATGTCTTTCGCTTGCTCATGGCTACACGGAAAGCGCCAATCAGTATCGAGCGCGTACAAGCTCTTAACTTGGTTGAAATTGAGTTCTACGGAGAACAGGAAGTTTCAAAGAAGTTCTCGGCCCTGTTGGAAACTTACAATGACGTTGGTCGCTGGAAATCAGAGGACCCGGATGTTCGGCGAAGGGTCTTTCAAGATGTCGAAGACCAAGTTGCAGATCTTTTGAATGAATTGGGCAGAGTCCTCGGCTATAGACTGGAGCAAATTAAGTTATTGCGAGGAGGCTACTACCCAGAGGCGTTCAGCGTCCGCGATGTACAGGAGGCAGAAATCCGTGAGTTCATACAGCAATTGAAGCGTGGGGAAAAAGCGGTTCCGATTGATGTTCTGGATGTTAGACACCCACGAAAAATCCTCGAGCAGGCGCGTGAAACCAATGAAGTGCTATCAGCAGCCGCATTGGATGAGGTGAAGCAAGAGGGTGCGAGATGA
- a CDS encoding metal ABC transporter permease has translation MLDDFMTRATLAGVGVAFAAAPLGCFVVWRRMAYFGDATAHAAILGVALSLALQMSIFAGAVLVALLMALTVTYLAGRGYAMDTLLGVMAHSALAFGLVAVSFLSGVRIDLMAYLFGDILSVSRMDLVVIWGGAALVVGLILWRWAALLTATLNEELAYASGLDPRREQLVLTVALAITVAVAIKVVGVLLIAAMLIIPAAAARGLARTPEAMAAIAAGIGALSAVAGLRAAYVFDTPAGPSIVCVAALLFAGLNLAGWRSARGA, from the coding sequence ATGCTGGACGATTTCATGACCCGCGCGACGCTGGCCGGGGTCGGTGTAGCCTTTGCCGCGGCCCCGCTGGGCTGTTTCGTGGTGTGGCGGCGGATGGCCTATTTCGGGGATGCCACCGCCCATGCGGCGATCCTGGGCGTGGCGCTGTCGCTGGCGCTGCAGATGTCGATTTTCGCAGGCGCGGTTCTGGTGGCGCTGCTCATGGCGCTGACGGTGACGTACCTGGCCGGGCGGGGCTATGCGATGGACACGCTGCTGGGGGTGATGGCCCATTCGGCGCTGGCCTTCGGGCTGGTGGCGGTGTCGTTCCTGTCGGGGGTGCGGATCGACCTGATGGCGTATCTGTTCGGTGATATCCTGTCGGTGTCGCGCATGGACCTGGTGGTGATCTGGGGTGGCGCGGCCCTGGTTGTGGGACTGATCCTGTGGCGATGGGCGGCGCTGCTGACGGCGACCCTGAACGAGGAGCTGGCCTATGCCAGCGGGCTCGATCCGCGGCGCGAACAGCTGGTGCTGACGGTGGCGCTGGCGATCACGGTGGCGGTGGCGATCAAGGTGGTGGGCGTGTTGCTGATTGCGGCGATGTTGATCATTCCGGCGGCGGCGGCCCGGGGGCTGGCGCGCACGCCGGAGGCCATGGCGGCCATCGCGGCGGGCATCGGGGCGCTGTCGGCGGTGGCCGGGTTGCGCGCGGCCTATGTGTTCGACACGCCCGCCGGGCCGTCGATCGTCTGCGTGGCCGCGCTGCTTTTTGCCGGGCTGAATCTCGCGGGCTGGCGCAGCGCGCGGGGTGCCTGA
- a CDS encoding outer membrane protein, producing MKSSKFSPVVALALPLALFGAPSLAGSLEDPVVEPVPMAPAPVVVSGRDWTGGYVGAQIGYGDVGTNASGVDGDGLIGGLIAGYDYDFGSYVLGAGIDYDIADIDLGPASLEDVLRLKLRAGFEAGPSLIYATGGYARAGTDNLGSDDGWFAGAGVEYPLSQNLSLAGEVLYHEFDDFDGSGVDVDATTVQARLAYRF from the coding sequence ATGAAGAGCAGTAAGTTTTCCCCCGTTGTCGCACTGGCCCTTCCGCTGGCGCTTTTCGGGGCACCGTCCCTCGCGGGCAGCCTGGAGGACCCGGTGGTGGAGCCGGTCCCCATGGCGCCGGCCCCCGTGGTTGTTTCCGGCCGGGACTGGACCGGCGGCTATGTGGGTGCGCAGATCGGGTATGGTGACGTCGGCACGAATGCGTCCGGCGTCGATGGCGACGGTCTGATCGGTGGCCTGATCGCGGGCTACGATTATGACTTCGGGTCCTACGTTCTGGGCGCCGGGATCGATTACGACATCGCGGATATCGACCTTGGGCCCGCGAGCCTGGAGGATGTGCTGCGGCTGAAGCTGCGGGCCGGCTTCGAGGCAGGACCGTCCCTGATCTATGCGACGGGCGGCTATGCGCGGGCGGGCACCGACAACTTGGGCAGCGATGATGGTTGGTTCGCGGGGGCCGGGGTGGAATACCCGCTGAGCCAGAACCTGAGCCTTGCGGGCGAAGTGCTCTATCACGAGTTCGACGATTTCGACGGCTCCGGGGTGGATGTGGATGCCACCACGGTGCAGGCGCGCCTGGCTTACCGGTTCTGA
- the cysS gene encoding cysteine--tRNA ligase encodes MTATELKLTNTKTRRKEVFTPIDPDNVRMYVCGPTVYDRAHLGNARPAVVFDMLFRVLREVYGPEHVTYVRNITDVDDKINARAAETGRSIREITDETTGWYLEDMAALGTLPPTHVPRATEYIPQMVAMIETLIARGHAYVAEGHVLFDVRSYGAYGALSGRSVDDMIAGARVEVAPYKRDPMDFVLWKPSEAGLPGWDSPWGRGRPGWHIECSAMSHELLGESFDIHGGGNDLQFPHHENEIAQSCCAHPEGGFAKVWMHNEMLQVEGKKMSKSLGNFFTVRDLLDQGVPGEVIRFVFLGTHYSKPMDWTERKRDEAMAVLRKWRAAVAGTRPAPAAAPSVMAALVDDLNTPGAIAELHQLYRDGNLPGLLASAQLMGLLSDEMGGWDSSPQVDLSELAARLAEVREAAIGTKDFTQVDRMKAALIAAGVEVRMSKAGVELVPGPEFDAAKLEAVE; translated from the coding sequence ATGACTGCGACCGAGCTCAAGCTGACCAACACGAAGACCCGCCGGAAAGAGGTCTTCACCCCGATCGACCCCGACAACGTGCGGATGTATGTCTGCGGGCCGACGGTTTATGACCGGGCGCATCTGGGCAATGCGCGCCCGGCGGTGGTGTTCGACATGCTGTTCCGGGTGCTGCGCGAGGTCTATGGGCCCGAGCATGTGACCTATGTGCGCAACATCACGGATGTGGACGACAAGATCAACGCGCGCGCCGCCGAGACCGGGCGCTCGATCCGGGAGATCACCGACGAGACCACGGGCTGGTACTTGGAGGATATGGCGGCGCTGGGGACGTTGCCGCCGACCCATGTGCCGCGGGCAACCGAGTATATCCCGCAGATGGTGGCGATGATCGAGACGCTGATCGCGCGCGGCCATGCCTATGTGGCCGAGGGCCATGTGTTGTTCGATGTGCGCAGCTACGGCGCCTATGGCGCGCTGTCGGGGCGGTCGGTGGACGACATGATCGCGGGCGCGCGGGTGGAGGTGGCGCCCTACAAGCGCGACCCGATGGATTTCGTGCTGTGGAAACCGTCGGAGGCGGGGCTGCCGGGCTGGGACAGCCCCTGGGGCCGCGGGCGGCCGGGCTGGCATATCGAGTGCTCGGCCATGAGCCATGAGCTTTTGGGGGAGAGTTTCGACATTCATGGCGGCGGGAATGATCTGCAATTCCCGCACCACGAGAACGAGATTGCGCAGAGCTGCTGCGCCCATCCCGAGGGGGGCTTTGCGAAGGTCTGGATGCATAACGAGATGCTGCAGGTAGAGGGCAAGAAGATGTCCAAGTCCTTGGGCAATTTTTTCACCGTGCGGGACCTCTTGGACCAAGGGGTGCCCGGGGAGGTGATCCGGTTCGTGTTTCTCGGCACGCATTATTCCAAGCCGATGGATTGGACGGAGCGGAAGCGGGACGAGGCGATGGCGGTATTGCGGAAATGGCGGGCGGCGGTTGCGGGCACCCGTCCCGCGCCTGCCGCGGCCCCGTCCGTTATGGCGGCGCTGGTGGATGATCTGAACACGCCGGGCGCGATTGCGGAGTTGCACCAGCTTTATCGGGACGGGAACCTGCCCGGGCTGCTGGCGTCGGCGCAGCTGATGGGGCTCTTGAGCGACGAGATGGGGGGCTGGGACAGTTCGCCTCAGGTCGACCTCTCGGAGTTGGCAGCCCGGCTCGCAGAGGTCCGTGAGGCGGCGATTGGCACTAAGGATTTCACACAGGTGGACCGAATGAAAGCGGCGCTGATCGCAGCCGGGGTCGAGGTGCGGATGAGCAAGGCAGGGGTCGAATTGGTGCCTGGCCCGGAGTTCGATGCGGCGAAGTTGGAGGCTGTGGAATGA
- a CDS encoding squalene/phytoene synthase family protein has protein sequence MSLEACAGLVERGDPDRFLATMAAPVPARRVLFPLYAFNIEVSRAPWLTEEPMIAEMRLQWWRDVLEEIRSGARVRSHEVATPLAEVLDAEAVAVLDRLVAARRWEVYRDPFEDQAAFDAYLEETGAGLVWAAGRALGAEAAAEPVLREQGWAAALARYLQAVPDLEARGRIPLVDGRAEAVAELARRGLARLAEARGARGMVPVAARAALFAGWQAETILRQATEAPGLVAAGGLGLSEFAKRARLAWVSATGRW, from the coding sequence ATGAGCCTGGAGGCCTGCGCGGGGCTGGTCGAACGCGGCGATCCGGACCGGTTTCTCGCGACCATGGCCGCCCCGGTGCCGGCGCGCCGGGTGCTGTTTCCGCTCTATGCGTTCAACATCGAGGTGAGCCGCGCGCCCTGGTTGACCGAAGAGCCGATGATCGCGGAGATGCGGCTGCAATGGTGGCGCGACGTTCTGGAGGAGATCCGGAGCGGCGCGAGGGTAAGGTCCCACGAGGTGGCGACACCGCTGGCGGAGGTGCTGGACGCCGAAGCGGTGGCGGTGCTGGACCGGCTGGTGGCGGCGCGGCGGTGGGAGGTTTACCGCGATCCGTTCGAGGATCAGGCGGCGTTCGACGCCTATCTGGAGGAAACCGGCGCCGGTCTGGTCTGGGCCGCGGGGCGGGCGCTTGGTGCCGAGGCGGCGGCTGAGCCTGTGCTGCGCGAGCAGGGTTGGGCGGCGGCGCTGGCGCGGTATCTGCAGGCGGTGCCGGACCTGGAGGCGCGGGGGCGCATCCCGCTGGTCGACGGGCGGGCGGAGGCGGTGGCGGAGTTGGCGCGGCGCGGCCTGGCGCGGCTGGCGGAGGCCCGCGGTGCGCGGGGTATGGTCCCGGTTGCGGCGAGAGCGGCGCTGTTTGCGGGCTGGCAGGCGGAGACGATCTTGCGGCAGGCGACCGAGGCGCCGGGTCTGGTGGCAGCGGGCGGTCTGGGCTTGTCGGAGTTCGCCAAGCGCGCGCGGCTTGCGTGGGTCAGCGCCACGGGGCGGTGGTAG